Part of the Patescibacteria group bacterium genome, CTTTTTTACAAGAACGGTACTTACCGCTTCTTGGAAACAAAAAGCGATTTCTTCTGGGGAATATGTTTTTTTCTGAATAACGGCGAAAGTTGCGGTTTTTAATCCGCTAAAAGAAAAATCGTAATCTTTAGAATTTATTAAAGGTTTGGGCAAAACCAGCGCAACCTTCTTAGGATCCATTTCCTTCGCCTTTTTTTCTATGGCGGGTCCTCCGGGGTACCCCAACTTTAAAATCCGGGAAACCTTATCAAAACTTTCTCCCGCAGCGTCATCCCTTGTTGCGCCTAGAGGGCGGATATCGTTGTGGTCTTTCATTAAAATAAGTTCCGTATGTCCGCCGCTTACGATAAGACCTATTAAAGGAAATGCGGGCGCCGGTTTTTGTGGTTCCTGCTTTAGCCAGTTGGCATAAATATGTGCCAAAAGATGGTTTACGGGTATCAAAGGTTTGTTAAGACACATCGCCAGCATTTTTGCGGTGGTTACGCCCACTATTAAAGACCCAATTAAGCCGGGACCCACGGTAACGGCTATAGCGTCCACTTCTTTTAATGAAATGTTAGCGGAGGTTAAGCTTTCGTCTAAAACGGGGATAATGCTTTCCACTTGTTTTCTTGCGGCTATTTCTGGAACAATACCTCCCGTTTTTTGGTGCAGATTTACGCTTGAAGAAACTACATTGGACAAAATAGTTGTCCCGTTTAAAACAACAGCCACTGCCGTTTCATCACAGCTTGTTTCTATTCCTAAAATCTTCATTTTAATTGAGAATCTTTTTGCGCGTCTATAATAGTTTTTTTAGCGTCAAGTAATGCTTCTTTGGAGGTTTTTCCGGACAACACAGTATCTACCGCTTTATTTATTGCGTCCACATAAAGGTTGTTGCCTACCCTATCGGCGATAATACCGCTTTTGGCGTTTGGCGCGCCCAAAACCACATTGGTAATATAGTCTACATTTCTTAAAGTTTCGGAAAGGGCGTTTAACCCAAAACTGTTTCCAAAAGGGCGGATTCGGGCGCTTTCTTTAAAAAGTTTGTCTCTCTGCTCTTTTTGGGATAAAAACTTCAAAAATTCCCATGCGGCATTACTGTTTTTGCTTGACTTGGGAACCCCTTCAACCCAAAAACTTGCCCAGTTTATGTTAGTAATGCCCGGGCTTTGCCATATAGGTATTTGAGGAACGGCGGAAATTCCTATATGGCTATTTGGGTTGCTGTTTAGTATGCTAAAGCTTTGCCAGGTTGGAGCAAACATTATTGCCACCTTTTCTTCCGCAAAAGCGATAGGCGAGTAGGGCAACCAGTTATCCCAAACGCGGTCGGTTTTAAAAAAGCTTACATAATAATCTAAAACATTGGCGGCGGCATCCGAATCTAAATCTTCCGGTATTTTTACATTGCTTTGAGACCACATTAAGCCCAAAATATCCGAGCTGTGGGCAATGTTTTTGGAATTTCCAATAGCCGCTCCCGCTCTTATTATATTTCCCCGTTCGTCTTTTTTAGTTAAGGCAATTGCTAGCTCCCTAAAATCGTCCCAAGTTTTGGGTAGGCGATTAATACCTTCTTCGGATAAAATGTCTTGGTTATAAAACACCACTAAAGCCTCATACATTAAAGGTACAGCGTACGCCTCGCCTTTGCTGGATACGCAACAATCCTCCGCGGCGGGGAAAAATTCTTTTGAGTAGGTTTCTTTAGTAAAAGCGGTATTTGGAGCGGGTTTTAAATAGGGGTAAAATTCGGGTACCCAAGAACTATGCATTCGTATTATATCGGGAGCGGTGTTGTTTTTTAGACGCGCCTGCAGAGTTTCTTTGTAGCTTTTTAGGTCGTTAAAATCTTTGGGCTCGTAGTTTATTTTAATATTAGGGTGCGTTTTTTCGTAGGCGCTAATTAAGGGGTTTAAGGTTTCTTCCGTTTCAAAAAGTCCCCAATAGGTTAATTCCACTTTATCCGAGGACGAGACCAAATTTGCTTTATCCTTGAAAAACCTTCCGATTAAAGGTATATCCGAAAAATTAAACGATAACATAAGCGGGAAAAATAGGAATGCGGAAAAAAGCCGTTGTTTTGATTTTGTTAGCATATTTCTATTTTAAGCGACTATTCCCCTTTCGTCAATTTTTCTATCCCGCTTGTCCAAACACAGCTTGTTTAAGATATCCTTTTATTAAAGACTGATAAGGAACATTTATTTCGTTTGCTTGTTCCTTAATCCTGTCAATTAAATATTCAGGCAGACGGATGGATATCGCCCTTGTGGTAGGTTTAAGATTAGGAAAGGAAACCGGCTTAAAATCGCTAGCTTCAAAATAATCAGCTATGTTAAT contains:
- the tsaD gene encoding tRNA (adenosine(37)-N6)-threonylcarbamoyltransferase complex transferase subunit TsaD is translated as MKILGIETSCDETAVAVVLNGTTILSNVVSSSVNLHQKTGGIVPEIAARKQVESIIPVLDESLTSANISLKEVDAIAVTVGPGLIGSLIVGVTTAKMLAMCLNKPLIPVNHLLAHIYANWLKQEPQKPAPAFPLIGLIVSGGHTELILMKDHNDIRPLGATRDDAAGESFDKVSRILKLGYPGGPAIEKKAKEMDPKKVALVLPKPLINSKDYDFSFSGLKTATFAVIQKKTYSPEEIAFCFQEAVSTVLVKKTVKAALEYKVKSVVVAGGVSANRRLKEVFLQNEELKKNKVEIFIPKLEHCTDNAASIAACAYYHNNPKPVDEVTINTTINWG
- a CDS encoding extracellular solute-binding protein, translated to MLTKSKQRLFSAFLFFPLMLSFNFSDIPLIGRFFKDKANLVSSSDKVELTYWGLFETEETLNPLISAYEKTHPNIKINYEPKDFNDLKSYKETLQARLKNNTAPDIIRMHSSWVPEFYPYLKPAPNTAFTKETYSKEFFPAAEDCCVSSKGEAYAVPLMYEALVVFYNQDILSEEGINRLPKTWDDFRELAIALTKKDERGNIIRAGAAIGNSKNIAHSSDILGLMWSQSNVKIPEDLDSDAAANVLDYYVSFFKTDRVWDNWLPYSPIAFAEEKVAIMFAPTWQSFSILNSNPNSHIGISAVPQIPIWQSPGITNINWASFWVEGVPKSSKNSNAAWEFLKFLSQKEQRDKLFKESARIRPFGNSFGLNALSETLRNVDYITNVVLGAPNAKSGIIADRVGNNLYVDAINKAVDTVLSGKTSKEALLDAKKTIIDAQKDSQLK
- a CDS encoding BrnA antitoxin family protein, with amino-acid sequence MKKQLNLPKFKSEYAEREFWAKINIADYFEASDFKPVSFPNLKPTTRAISIRLPEYLIDRIKEQANEINVPYQSLIKGYLKQAVFGQAG